In Streptomyces durocortorensis, a genomic segment contains:
- a CDS encoding NUDIX hydrolase, producing MIVWINGAFGAGKTSAAGELIDLIPNSTLYDPEITGAGLRGLLPQKRLAEVTDFQDLPIWRRLVVDTAAALLAEAPGVLVVPMTLLRQEYRDEIFGGLASRRIPVRHVVLSPEETILRSRISGREEFPGDEEQSERARRWAYEHIAPYRDALGWITEDAHTVDNSALTPRETAERIAEAVRSGSAAPCAIVQSPPPTAETVAAGVLLFDEQDRVLLVDPTYKPGWEFPGGVVEAGEAPAQAGIREVAEETGLHLDRVPTLLLVDWEPPCPPGYGGLRFLFDGGLLRSEDAGRLLLPGSELRGWRFVTEEEAAEMLPPTRYERLRWALRARERSTVLNLEAGVPVV from the coding sequence GTGATCGTCTGGATCAACGGTGCGTTCGGTGCGGGCAAGACCAGCGCCGCGGGCGAACTGATCGACCTGATCCCGAACAGCACGCTGTACGACCCGGAGATCACCGGCGCGGGGCTGCGCGGTCTGCTGCCCCAGAAGAGACTCGCCGAGGTCACCGACTTCCAGGACCTGCCGATCTGGCGGCGGCTCGTGGTGGACACGGCGGCCGCACTGCTGGCAGAGGCGCCCGGGGTGCTGGTCGTGCCGATGACCCTGCTGCGGCAGGAGTACCGCGACGAGATCTTCGGCGGCCTCGCCTCCCGCCGCATCCCCGTCCGGCATGTGGTGCTCTCACCTGAGGAAACGATCCTGCGCAGTCGGATCTCGGGCCGGGAGGAGTTCCCCGGCGACGAGGAGCAGAGCGAACGGGCGCGCCGGTGGGCGTACGAGCACATCGCCCCGTACCGCGACGCCCTCGGCTGGATCACCGAGGACGCCCATACCGTCGACAACAGCGCCCTCACCCCCCGCGAGACCGCCGAGCGGATCGCGGAGGCCGTGCGCAGCGGCAGCGCCGCGCCGTGCGCCATCGTCCAGAGCCCCCCGCCGACGGCCGAGACCGTCGCCGCCGGGGTCCTCCTCTTCGACGAGCAGGACCGGGTGCTGCTCGTCGACCCCACCTACAAGCCGGGGTGGGAGTTCCCCGGAGGTGTGGTCGAGGCGGGCGAGGCGCCGGCACAGGCGGGGATCCGGGAGGTCGCCGAGGAGACCGGCCTCCACCTCGACCGGGTCCCGACCCTGCTGCTCGTCGATTGGGAGCCGCCCTGCCCGCCCGGCTACGGCGGGCTGCGCTTCCTCTTCGACGGTGGTCTGCTGCGCTCCGAGGATGCCGGCCGCCTGCTGCTGCCCGGCTCCGAGCTGCGCGGCTGGCGCTTCGTCACCGAGGAGGAGGCCGCGGAGATGCTGCCGCCCACCCGGTACGAGCGGCTGCGCTGGGCCCTGCGGGCACGCGAACGGTCCACGGTGCTCAACCTGGAGGCCGGGGTCCCGGTGGTCTGA
- a CDS encoding electron transfer flavoprotein subunit beta/FixA family protein, which produces MSLRIVVCVKYVPDASGDRRFADDLTLDREDVDGLLSELDEYAVEQALQIADEADDAEITVVTVGPEDAKDALRKALSMGADRAVHVEDDDLHGTDVMGTSLVLAKAVEKTGYDLVICGMASTDGVMGVLPALLAERLGVPQVTLLSEVAVSGGVVTGRRDGDTATERLEASLPAVVSVTDQSGEARYPSFKGIMAAKKKPVQSLDLDDLGLEADEVGLAGAWTAVDSATERPARTAGTIVKDEGEGGRQLAEFLAGQKFI; this is translated from the coding sequence GTGAGCTTGAGGATCGTTGTCTGTGTGAAGTACGTGCCCGACGCGTCCGGTGACCGGCGTTTCGCCGATGACCTGACGTTGGATCGTGAGGATGTCGACGGTCTGTTGTCGGAGCTGGACGAGTACGCGGTCGAGCAGGCGTTGCAGATCGCGGACGAGGCGGACGATGCGGAGATCACCGTGGTGACGGTGGGTCCGGAGGATGCCAAGGACGCGTTGCGCAAGGCGTTGTCGATGGGTGCGGACAGGGCGGTTCACGTCGAGGACGACGATCTGCACGGTACGGATGTGATGGGGACGTCGCTGGTGCTGGCGAAGGCCGTGGAGAAGACCGGGTATGACCTGGTGATCTGCGGGATGGCGTCGACGGACGGTGTGATGGGTGTGCTGCCGGCGTTGCTGGCGGAGCGTCTGGGTGTGCCGCAGGTGACGCTGTTGTCGGAGGTGGCGGTGAGCGGGGGTGTGGTGACCGGGCGGCGTGACGGTGACACGGCCACGGAGCGTCTTGAGGCGTCGCTTCCGGCGGTGGTGTCGGTGACCGATCAGTCGGGTGAGGCGCGTTACCCGTCGTTCAAGGGGATCATGGCGGCGAAGAAGAAGCCGGTTCAGTCGCTGGATCTGGATGATCTGGGTCTGGAGGCGGACGAGGTGGGTCTGGCGGGTGCGTGGACGGCGGTGGATTCCGCGACGGAGCGTCCGGCGCGTACGGCGGGCACGATCGTGAAGGACGAGGGTGAGGGCGGCAGGCAGCTTGCCGAGTTCCTCGCGGGTCAGAAGTTCATCTAG
- a CDS encoding flavin reductase family protein: protein MTASPDLATSPAVTTSELFRSVFRRHAAGVAVITAAGKRPVGFTATSLTSVAAEPPLLSFGVGTSSSSWPVLADAEHVGVHLLGEHQQELAATFARSGADRFGPPTDWAPGPEGVPLLADVPAWLVCRVVARIPAGDHRIVIAEAVAGDPAGAGRPLVYHQGRFTALRD from the coding sequence ATGACGGCTTCGCCCGACCTCGCCACCTCCCCGGCGGTCACCACGTCCGAGCTCTTCCGCTCCGTCTTCCGCCGCCACGCCGCGGGTGTCGCGGTGATCACCGCGGCGGGGAAGCGCCCCGTCGGCTTCACCGCCACCTCGCTGACCTCCGTCGCGGCCGAACCCCCGCTGCTCTCCTTCGGCGTCGGTACGTCCTCCTCCAGCTGGCCCGTACTGGCCGACGCCGAGCATGTCGGCGTCCACCTGCTCGGTGAGCACCAGCAGGAACTGGCCGCGACCTTCGCCCGCAGTGGTGCCGACCGCTTCGGCCCGCCGACGGACTGGGCCCCCGGCCCCGAGGGCGTACCGCTGCTCGCCGATGTGCCGGCCTGGCTGGTCTGCCGTGTCGTGGCCCGTATCCCGGCCGGGGACCACCGCATCGTGATCGCCGAGGCCGTGGCCGGGGACCCCGCCGGGGCGGGCCGTCCGCTGGTCTATCACCAGGGCCGCTTCACCGCTCTGCGAGACTGA
- a CDS encoding transglutaminase-like domain-containing protein translates to MEPTPQSSDISLYLAADEAIDHERPRVRETVADLSRVGSDACAYARAAFVHVRDTIPHSADSGDPRVTWRASGVLAARTGICHAKSIALVALLRARGIPAGLCYQRLADDDGTNPIVHGLVALRLPGEERWARVDPRGNKPGIDAQFSLEAERVAWTVREKFNEVDYPIVYAAPVSTVLHALRSARDRVELWRMLPAGL, encoded by the coding sequence ATGGAGCCGACCCCGCAGTCCTCGGACATCTCCCTGTATCTGGCGGCCGACGAGGCCATCGATCACGAACGCCCGCGCGTCAGGGAAACCGTCGCGGACCTCTCGCGTGTCGGGAGTGATGCATGTGCATACGCCCGAGCCGCTTTCGTTCACGTGCGCGACACGATCCCGCACTCCGCCGACTCGGGAGACCCGCGCGTCACCTGGCGGGCCTCCGGCGTACTCGCCGCCCGCACCGGCATCTGCCACGCCAAGTCGATCGCGCTCGTGGCCCTGCTGCGGGCCCGTGGCATCCCCGCAGGGCTCTGCTATCAGCGCCTCGCGGACGATGACGGAACGAATCCGATCGTCCACGGCCTCGTCGCGCTGCGGCTGCCGGGCGAAGAGCGCTGGGCGCGCGTGGACCCGCGGGGCAACAAGCCGGGCATCGACGCGCAGTTCTCCCTGGAGGCGGAGCGGGTGGCCTGGACCGTGCGCGAAAAGTTCAATGAAGTGGACTATCCGATAGTCTATGCTGCACCGGTGTCCACGGTCCTCCATGCGCTCAGAAGCGCCCGGGACCGCGTGGAGCTGTGGCGGATGCTTCCCGCCGGTCTCTGA
- a CDS encoding lysophospholipid acyltransferase family protein encodes MAELVYRPVVGAARTLFKALDLKIDTQGSEHIPKTGGAVLVSNHISYLDFIFTGLGALPQKRLVRFMAKESVFRHKVSGPLMRGMKHIPVDRDQGEHAYAHALKSLRSGEIVGVFPEATISQSFTLKSFKSGAARLAQEAGVPLIPMALWGTQRIWTKGRPRNFRRSHIPITIRVGEPVEAPSDQYAGAITRRLRERVQDLLEAAQRAYPVRPKDASDTWWVPAHLGGTAPTPAEVREAG; translated from the coding sequence ATGGCAGAACTCGTCTATCGACCGGTCGTCGGCGCCGCTCGCACCCTGTTCAAGGCGCTCGACCTGAAGATCGACACTCAGGGTTCGGAGCACATCCCGAAGACCGGTGGTGCGGTGCTGGTCAGCAACCACATCAGCTACCTCGACTTCATCTTCACCGGCCTGGGCGCCCTGCCGCAGAAGCGGCTCGTCCGGTTCATGGCGAAGGAATCGGTCTTCCGGCACAAGGTCTCCGGTCCGCTGATGCGGGGAATGAAGCACATCCCGGTCGATCGCGACCAGGGCGAGCACGCGTACGCCCACGCCCTCAAGTCGCTGCGCTCCGGTGAGATCGTGGGGGTGTTCCCCGAGGCGACCATCTCGCAGTCGTTCACGCTGAAGAGCTTCAAGTCGGGCGCGGCGCGCCTCGCCCAGGAGGCCGGGGTCCCGCTGATCCCGATGGCACTGTGGGGCACGCAGCGGATCTGGACGAAGGGGCGGCCGCGTAATTTCCGGCGCAGCCACATCCCGATCACCATCCGGGTCGGCGAGCCCGTGGAGGCGCCCTCCGACCAGTACGCGGGCGCCATCACCCGGCGGCTGCGCGAGCGGGTGCAGGACCTTCTGGAGGCCGCCCAGCGCGCCTACCCGGTGCGCCCGAAGGACGCGAGCGACACCTGGTGGGTGCCGGCCCACCTCGGCGGTACGGCCCCGACGCCCGCCGAGGTGCGCGAGGCAGGCTGA
- a CDS encoding B3/B4 domain-containing protein: protein MSLMFTVSDEVRTLAPGFTHLAVEARGLVNGPSDARSSALLDAASRRLAERLEGRAPHEDPRIIAWRETYTAFGAKPSRTRNSAEALARRALADGGLPRINLLVDAYNAISVAHLVPVGGEDTDHIKGGMRLIRATGDEPFPIVAGGEETVEHPEPGEVVWCDDEGVTCRRWNWRQGVRTRLTEDSVNAVFLLEGLTPMTTGELDAAGAELAATLEQLSPGARITVHAAQ, encoded by the coding sequence ATGTCCCTCATGTTCACCGTGTCCGACGAGGTGCGCACGCTCGCGCCGGGCTTCACCCACCTCGCCGTCGAGGCGCGCGGCCTGGTCAACGGCCCCAGTGACGCCCGCAGCTCCGCCCTGCTGGACGCCGCCTCCCGCAGGCTCGCCGAGCGCCTGGAGGGCCGCGCCCCGCACGAGGACCCGCGCATCATCGCCTGGCGCGAGACCTACACGGCCTTCGGCGCCAAGCCCTCCCGCACCCGCAATTCGGCCGAGGCGCTTGCCCGGCGCGCCCTCGCCGACGGCGGGCTGCCCCGGATCAACCTCCTCGTCGACGCCTACAACGCGATCAGCGTCGCCCATCTCGTCCCGGTCGGCGGCGAGGACACCGACCACATCAAGGGCGGCATGCGGCTGATCCGCGCGACCGGCGACGAGCCGTTCCCCATCGTCGCCGGGGGAGAGGAGACGGTGGAGCATCCCGAGCCGGGCGAAGTCGTCTGGTGCGACGACGAGGGCGTCACCTGCCGCCGCTGGAACTGGCGCCAGGGCGTGCGCACCCGGCTCACCGAGGACTCGGTGAACGCCGTCTTCCTGCTGGAGGGCCTCACGCCCATGACGACCGGCGAGCTCGACGCCGCGGGCGCCGAACTCGCCGCGACCCTGGAGCAGCTGAGCCCCGGGGCGCGGATCACCGTCCACGCCGCGCAGTGA
- a CDS encoding DUF6986 family protein, with protein sequence MGQQEKVATSLAGTVSEEISASLTAVDAELARRYPGDPGTRQPVHTVYVPGDVFEPGTLRSWGDQALAALDEHAPDASSFAAVLGIPEELAGPVHDRVRAKLEREPVEDLRIDFEDGYGPRPDAEEDEAAARAARLVSEAYANGTAAPYMGIRMKCMEAGVRDRGIRTTDVFLTGLIEAGGLPEGLVLTLPKVTYPEQVTAFVQLLEAFEKTHGLDAGRIGFEIQIETSQSILAADGTAAVARMIDAARGRATGLHYGTFDYSACVGVSAAYQASDHPAADHAKAVMQVAAAGTGVRVSDGSTNVLPVGPAAQVHEAWRLHYGLTRRALARAYYQGWDMHPGHLPTRYAAVYTFYREGLEPAAARLAAYVAKAGGDVMDEPATAKALSGYLLRGIDCGALDTAEVARLTGLTRADLDAFASPRRGDLTVTAP encoded by the coding sequence ATGGGTCAGCAGGAGAAGGTGGCGACGAGCCTCGCGGGCACGGTCAGCGAGGAGATCAGCGCCTCCCTCACGGCGGTCGACGCGGAGCTCGCCCGTCGCTACCCGGGCGATCCCGGCACCCGCCAGCCCGTCCACACCGTCTACGTACCGGGTGACGTCTTCGAGCCCGGCACATTGCGCTCCTGGGGCGACCAGGCGCTGGCCGCCCTCGACGAACACGCCCCCGACGCCTCATCGTTCGCCGCCGTCCTCGGCATCCCCGAGGAGCTGGCCGGGCCGGTCCACGACCGCGTACGCGCCAAGCTGGAGCGCGAGCCGGTCGAGGACCTGCGCATCGACTTCGAGGACGGCTACGGCCCCCGCCCGGACGCCGAGGAGGACGAGGCCGCCGCCCGCGCCGCCCGCCTGGTCTCCGAGGCGTACGCGAACGGCACGGCGGCCCCGTACATGGGCATCCGGATGAAGTGCATGGAGGCCGGGGTGCGCGACCGGGGCATCCGGACCACGGACGTCTTCCTCACCGGGCTCATCGAGGCGGGCGGGCTGCCCGAGGGGCTCGTGCTGACCCTGCCGAAGGTGACGTACCCCGAGCAGGTCACCGCCTTCGTCCAGCTCCTGGAGGCCTTCGAGAAGACCCACGGACTGGACGCGGGGCGCATCGGTTTCGAGATCCAGATCGAGACCAGTCAGTCCATCCTCGCCGCCGACGGGACCGCCGCCGTCGCCCGCATGATCGACGCCGCCCGGGGCCGGGCGACCGGACTGCACTACGGCACCTTCGACTACAGCGCCTGCGTCGGCGTCAGCGCCGCCTACCAGGCCAGCGACCACCCGGCCGCCGACCACGCCAAGGCCGTCATGCAGGTCGCCGCCGCGGGCACCGGCGTACGCGTCTCCGACGGCTCCACCAACGTGCTGCCCGTCGGCCCCGCCGCCCAGGTGCACGAGGCCTGGCGGCTGCACTACGGACTCACCCGCCGTGCCCTTGCCCGTGCCTACTACCAGGGCTGGGACATGCACCCGGGCCACCTGCCGACGCGCTACGCGGCCGTCTACACCTTCTACCGCGAGGGTCTGGAGCCCGCCGCCGCCCGGCTCGCCGCGTACGTGGCCAAGGCGGGCGGCGACGTCATGGACGAGCCCGCCACCGCCAAGGCGCTCAGCGGCTATCTGCTGCGCGGTATCGACTGCGGCGCGCTGGACACCGCCGAGGTCGCCCGGCTGACCGGTCTGACCCGCGCGGACCTGGACGCGTTCGCCTCCCCGCGCCGTGGCGACCTGACGGTCACGGCCCCGTAG
- a CDS encoding threonine aldolase family protein: MADPATVRTDARRHHDPQVRGFASDNYAGAHPEVLAAIALANGGHQVAYGEDEYTGHLQRIMHSHFGPTAEAFPAFNGTGANVVALQALTDRWGAVICAESAHINVDEGGAPERMGGLKLLTVPTPDGKLTPELIDRQAYGWDDEHRAMPQVVSIAQNTELGTVYTPDEIRAICDHAHERGMKVHLDGARIANAAASLDVPMRTFTNAVGVDVLTFGGTKNGALFGEAVVVLNPDAVRAMKHLRKLSMQLASKMRFVSVQLEALLAKDLWLRNARHANAMAQRLAEGVRAIDGVEILYPVQANAVFARLPHAVSERLQKRFRFYFWDEAAGDVRWMCAFDTGEDDVDAFLQALKEEMAR; encoded by the coding sequence GTGGCTGACCCCGCAACCGTAAGGACCGACGCCCGACGTCACCACGATCCGCAGGTACGCGGATTCGCCAGTGACAACTACGCGGGCGCGCACCCCGAGGTCCTCGCTGCCATCGCCCTCGCCAACGGCGGCCACCAGGTCGCCTACGGCGAGGACGAGTACACCGGCCACCTTCAGCGGATCATGCACAGCCACTTCGGGCCCACCGCCGAGGCCTTCCCGGCCTTCAACGGCACCGGGGCCAACGTGGTCGCCCTCCAGGCGCTCACCGACCGCTGGGGCGCGGTCATCTGCGCCGAATCCGCACACATCAACGTGGACGAGGGCGGTGCCCCCGAGCGGATGGGCGGCCTCAAGCTCCTCACCGTGCCCACCCCGGACGGCAAGCTCACCCCCGAGCTCATCGACCGGCAGGCATACGGCTGGGACGACGAGCACCGGGCCATGCCGCAGGTCGTCTCGATCGCCCAGAACACCGAGCTGGGCACCGTCTACACCCCCGACGAGATCCGCGCCATCTGCGACCACGCCCACGAGCGCGGCATGAAGGTGCACCTCGACGGGGCCCGGATAGCCAACGCGGCCGCCTCCCTGGACGTGCCGATGCGGACGTTCACCAACGCGGTCGGCGTCGATGTGCTGACCTTCGGCGGCACGAAGAACGGGGCCCTGTTCGGCGAAGCCGTCGTCGTCCTGAACCCCGACGCCGTCCGGGCGATGAAGCATCTGCGTAAGCTCTCCATGCAACTCGCCTCCAAGATGCGCTTCGTCTCCGTCCAGCTGGAGGCCCTGCTCGCCAAGGACCTCTGGCTGCGCAACGCGCGGCACGCCAACGCCATGGCCCAGCGGCTGGCGGAGGGCGTCCGGGCGATCGACGGGGTGGAGATCCTCTACCCGGTCCAGGCGAACGCCGTCTTCGCCCGGCTGCCGCACGCGGTCAGCGAGCGGCTCCAGAAGCGCTTCCGCTTCTACTTCTGGGACGAGGCGGCCGGGGACGTCCGCTGGATGTGCGCGTTCGACACCGGCGAGGATGACGTCGACGCCTTCCTCCAGGCACTGAAGGAAGAGATGGCGCGTTAG
- a CDS encoding ROK family protein, which translates to MHTDLVAALDIGGTKIAGALVDDGGSLLVRAQRPTPAREGAEAVMGAVDEVLGELTASPLWGRAGFAGIGSAGPVDAAAGTVSPVNVPGWRDFPLVERVHKTTGGLPVALVGDGVAMTAAEHWLGAARGYDNALCLVVSTGVGGGLILGGTLRPGPSGNAGHIGHISVDLDGEPCPCGSRGCVEGIASGPNIARRALEGGWRPGPDGDASAAAVAVAARAGDPVALASYERAAQALAAGIAATATLADLDIAVIGGGVAGAGDVLFAPLRRSLRDYATLSYLRRLTVAPAVMGTDAGLVGAAAAAIALR; encoded by the coding sequence ATGCATACCGACCTCGTCGCCGCGCTCGACATCGGAGGCACCAAGATCGCCGGAGCGCTGGTGGACGACGGGGGATCCCTCCTCGTACGGGCGCAGCGGCCGACGCCCGCCCGGGAGGGCGCCGAGGCGGTGATGGGGGCCGTGGACGAGGTCCTGGGCGAGCTGACGGCCTCGCCGCTGTGGGGCCGTGCGGGCTTCGCGGGCATCGGCAGCGCCGGCCCGGTGGACGCGGCCGCCGGTACGGTCAGCCCGGTCAACGTCCCCGGCTGGCGCGACTTCCCGCTGGTGGAGCGGGTGCACAAGACGACGGGCGGGCTGCCGGTCGCGCTGGTCGGCGACGGGGTCGCGATGACCGCGGCCGAGCACTGGCTCGGCGCGGCCCGCGGCTACGACAACGCGCTGTGCCTCGTCGTGTCGACGGGCGTCGGCGGCGGACTGATCCTCGGCGGCACCCTGCGCCCCGGCCCCTCCGGCAACGCTGGTCACATCGGGCACATCAGCGTCGACCTGGACGGCGAGCCCTGCCCCTGCGGTTCGCGCGGGTGCGTCGAGGGCATCGCCAGCGGCCCCAACATCGCCCGCCGCGCGCTGGAGGGCGGCTGGCGGCCCGGCCCGGACGGCGACGCGTCGGCGGCCGCGGTGGCCGTGGCCGCCCGCGCCGGGGACCCGGTCGCCCTCGCCTCCTACGAGCGTGCGGCCCAGGCGCTGGCGGCCGGGATCGCCGCCACGGCCACCCTGGCGGACCTGGACATCGCGGTGATCGGCGGGGGAGTGGCCGGGGCCGGTGACGTCCTTTTCGCGCCGCTCCGCCGCAGCCTGCGCGACTACGCCACGCTCTCCTACCTCCGTCGGCTGACCGTCGCGCCCGCCGTGATGGGCACCGACGCGGGCCTGGTCGGAGCCGCCGCCGCGGCCATCGCGCTGCGCTGA
- a CDS encoding LacI family DNA-binding transcriptional regulator encodes MDRTTRHSETRYGNRPTMKDVAARAGVGLKTVSRVVNSEPGVTPDTERRVQEAIDALGFRRNDSARVLRKGRTASIGLVLEDLADPFYGPLSRAVEEVARAHGALLINGSSAEDPEREQELVLALCARRVDGLIVIPAGDDHRYLEPEIKAGIATVFVDRPAGRVEADMVLSDSFGGARQGVAHLIAHGHRRIGFIGDQPRIHTATERLRGYHAAMSDAGIAVEDDWVSLGSTGPGRVRPAAEAMLGGSEPVTAFFAGNNRVTVTVVRVIAERERPVALVGFDDIELADLLGITVVSQDAAAVGRTAAEHLFRRLDGADHAPARVELPTTLIPRGSGELPPA; translated from the coding sequence GTGGACCGGACCACCCGTCATTCCGAGACTCGTTACGGCAACCGCCCGACCATGAAGGACGTGGCGGCCCGGGCCGGAGTCGGCCTCAAGACGGTCTCCCGGGTGGTCAACAGCGAGCCCGGCGTCACGCCCGACACCGAGCGCCGCGTGCAGGAGGCGATCGACGCGCTCGGCTTCCGCCGCAACGACAGCGCGCGCGTGCTGCGCAAGGGCCGTACGGCATCCATCGGACTGGTCCTGGAGGACCTGGCGGACCCGTTCTACGGTCCGCTGAGCCGCGCGGTGGAGGAGGTGGCCCGCGCGCACGGAGCGCTGCTGATCAACGGCTCCAGCGCCGAGGACCCGGAGCGGGAGCAGGAGTTGGTGCTCGCACTGTGCGCCCGTCGCGTGGACGGCCTGATCGTGATCCCGGCGGGCGACGACCACCGCTATCTGGAGCCGGAGATCAAGGCGGGCATCGCCACGGTCTTCGTGGACCGTCCGGCGGGCCGCGTCGAGGCCGACATGGTGCTCTCGGACAGCTTCGGCGGCGCCCGGCAGGGCGTGGCCCACCTCATCGCGCACGGCCACCGCAGGATCGGGTTCATCGGTGACCAGCCGCGGATCCACACCGCCACGGAGCGACTGCGCGGCTATCACGCCGCGATGAGCGACGCGGGCATCGCCGTCGAGGACGACTGGGTCTCCCTCGGCTCGACCGGGCCCGGCCGGGTGCGGCCGGCGGCCGAGGCGATGCTCGGCGGGTCCGAGCCGGTCACCGCGTTCTTCGCGGGGAACAACCGGGTGACGGTGACGGTGGTCCGGGTCATCGCGGAGCGCGAACGGCCGGTGGCGCTGGTGGGGTTCGACGACATCGAGCTGGCCGACCTGCTCGGGATCACCGTGGTCTCGCAGGACGCCGCGGCGGTCGGCAGGACCGCGGCCGAGCACCTGTTCCGCCGCCTCGACGGCGCCGATCACGCCCCGGCGCGGGTGGAGCTGCCGACGACGCTGATCCCGCGCGGCTCGGGCGAACTGCCGCCCGCCTGA
- a CDS encoding thioredoxin family protein, which produces MDGRNGAQRLDASQLGAELGERATLVQFSSAFCQPCRATRRTLVEVAGMVDGVAHIEIDAEAHLALVRRLDITKTPTVLVLDADGEVVRRASGQPRTVDVVAALGHAI; this is translated from the coding sequence GTGGACGGCCGGAACGGCGCACAGCGCCTCGACGCATCCCAGCTCGGCGCGGAGCTGGGGGAACGGGCGACGCTCGTGCAGTTCTCCAGCGCCTTCTGTCAGCCGTGCCGGGCGACCCGCCGCACCCTGGTGGAAGTCGCCGGGATGGTCGACGGGGTCGCGCACATCGAGATCGACGCCGAGGCCCATCTCGCGCTCGTGCGGCGGCTGGACATCACGAAGACGCCCACCGTCCTCGTGCTCGACGCGGACGGCGAGGTGGTCCGTCGTGCGTCCGGCCAGCCCCGGACGGTCGATGTCGTCGCGGCGCTGGGACACGCCATATGA
- a CDS encoding electron transfer flavoprotein subunit alpha/FixB family protein — MAEVLVLVDHVDGAVRKPTLELLTLARRIGDPVAVALGAGAEATAGVLGEHGAVRVLTADAPEFAEYLVVPKVDALQAAFEAVSPVAVLVVSSAEGKEIAARLAVRVGSGVITDATDLEAGEEGPVATQAVFAASYTTRSRVSRGVPVITVKPNSAAVEPVAAAGAVQALAVSFGEAARGTKVTARTPRESTGRPELTEAAIVVSGGRGVNGAENFPLIEALADSLGAAVGASRAAVDAGWYPHTSQVGQTGKSVSPQLYIASGISGAIQHRAGMQTSKTIVAINKDAEAPIFDLVDYGVVGDLFTVVPQLTEEINTRKG; from the coding sequence ATGGCTGAAGTTCTTGTTCTTGTCGATCATGTGGACGGTGCGGTCCGCAAGCCCACGCTGGAGCTGTTGACGCTGGCTCGTCGGATCGGTGATCCGGTCGCGGTGGCGTTGGGTGCTGGTGCGGAGGCGACCGCGGGGGTGCTGGGTGAGCACGGTGCGGTGAGGGTTCTGACGGCGGATGCGCCGGAGTTCGCCGAGTACCTGGTGGTTCCGAAGGTGGATGCGTTGCAGGCGGCGTTCGAGGCGGTCTCGCCGGTGGCGGTGCTGGTGGTGTCCTCGGCCGAGGGCAAGGAGATCGCCGCTCGTCTCGCGGTGCGGGTCGGTTCGGGCGTCATCACCGATGCCACGGATCTGGAGGCCGGTGAGGAGGGTCCGGTCGCGACGCAGGCGGTGTTCGCCGCTTCGTACACGACCAGGTCCCGGGTTTCCAGGGGTGTTCCGGTGATCACGGTGAAGCCGAACTCGGCGGCGGTCGAGCCTGTTGCCGCGGCTGGTGCGGTCCAGGCGCTGGCGGTGTCGTTCGGTGAGGCGGCCCGGGGGACGAAGGTCACCGCGCGTACGCCGCGTGAGTCGACGGGGCGCCCGGAGCTGACGGAGGCGGCGATCGTGGTGTCCGGTGGGCGTGGGGTCAACGGTGCGGAGAACTTCCCGCTGATCGAGGCGCTCGCGGACTCTCTGGGTGCCGCGGTGGGTGCGTCGCGTGCGGCGGTGGACGCGGGCTGGTATCCGCACACCTCCCAGGTCGGCCAGACCGGTAAGTCGGTCTCTCCTCAGCTGTATATCGCCTCGGGTATCTCGGGGGCGATCCAGCACCGGGCGGGGATGCAGACCTCGAAGACGATCGTCGCGATCAACAAGGACGCCGAGGCCCCGATCTTCGACCTCGTCGACTACGGCGTCGTGGGTGACCTCTTCACCGTCGTTCCGCAGCTGACCGAGGAGATCAACACCCGCAAGGGCTGA